Proteins found in one Aspergillus puulaauensis MK2 DNA, chromosome 8, nearly complete sequence genomic segment:
- a CDS encoding uncharacterized protein (COG:S;~EggNog:ENOG410PTJP) gives MPVSPRISSSFSTPTSFSSPSLYPSSCSSADSVPPLASNLSSPSSSPYRRPSRTRDQLESLIARHGRPTRFSLSSLEELTETCSTYNPPSPLPRSRSPVVDLSDSFEKLSTYQTRSRPIPIPKSPFNTHEEDIPVTPLTGRFERDYFPHRDLSPERTRSGRIRGRNNRRYSDHRSLRMRPDSSNFYTPVTSQSMSSSGRPGSPQPASRVQNAAKSAPTFHLNDLPRFHPAVYQSSGGSQTLSGQPPSPRQSRQHVYRPAPVSRDPISQYRDFVEGVVLQKPGSRPLSPGPSAPRLDPLNSPGPVTPLVLEEAGGYLSAGANRSELSSRDFQRSAPAPDLLDRLIARENERVRQMARKTSKGW, from the exons ATGCCTGTCTCCCCGcgcatttcctcctccttctcaactCCGACCTCGTTTTCCTCCCCTTCGCTCTATCCGTCCTCCTGCAGCTCTGCGGATTCTGTCCCCCCTCTCGCCT CAAACCtctcatccccatcttcgtCTCCCTATCGGCGACCTTCTCGCACTCGTGACCAGTTGGAAAGTTTGATCGCCAGACACGGTCGTCCCACTCGCTTCTCATTGTCGTCCCTTGAGGAATTGACCGAAACGTGTTCCACATATAACCCTCCATCGCCCCTCCCCCGCTCTCGCTCGCCAGTTGTCGACTTGTCCGATTCCTTTGAAAAGCTCTCAACCTACCAAACCAGATCAAGACCTATCCCAATACCCAAGTCGCCTTTCAACACTCACGAGGAGGACATTCCTGTCACTCCGTTAACCGGACGATTCGAGCGGGACTACTTCCCTCATCGCGATCTATCACCTGAGAGAACCCGAAGTGGACGTATTCGCGGCCGAAATAATCGTCGCTACAGCGATCACCGCTCTCTCAGAATGCGTCCTGACAGCTCGAACTTTTACACTCCTGTTACTTCACAGTCCATGTCCTCGTCTGGACGTCCCGGCTCCCCGCAGCCAGCCTCTCGTGTGCAAAATGCGGCCAAATCAGCACCAACTTTCCATCTCAATGACCTGCCGCGGTTCCATCCTGCCGTTTACCAGTCGTCTGGGGGCTCTCAGACGCTAAGCGGACAGCCGCCGTCGCCACGCCAGTCTCGACAGCACGTGTatcgtccagctccagttTCACGGGACCCGATATCACAGTACCGTGATTTCGTCGAAGGGGTTGTACTTCAGAAACCGGGGTCGCGTCCGCTGTCTCCTGGCCCGTCCGCTCCACGGTTGGATCCTCTCAACAGTCCGGGTCCTGTCACACCGTTGGtcctggaagaagcaggtgGTTATCTGTCCGCAGGCGCCAATAGATCTGAGCTGTCCTCACGAGATTTCCAGCGTTCGGCACCCGCGCCCGATCTATTGGACCGCCTTATTGCCCGCGAAAACGAAAGGGTTAGACAAATGGCAAGAAAGACCTCTAAAGGGTGGTGA
- a CDS encoding agmatinase (COG:E;~EggNog:ENOG410PI69;~InterPro:IPR020855,IPR023696,IPR006035;~PFAM:PF00491;~SECRETED:SignalP(1-17);~go_function: GO:0016813 - hydrolase activity, acting on carbon-nitrogen (but not peptide) bonds, in linear amidines [Evidence IEA];~go_function: GO:0046872 - metal ion binding [Evidence IEA]), with product MYATTLTSALLLLSANARDVVFPPVAGVESEQFLLGQRNKIDITSGSQFSGLTTFARLPYVNCFVDSEAEPSPYDIAILGAPFDTGVTARPGARYGPGGIRLGSRRIQGWNIYTEQNVFESWAKLVDCGDAPLTWLDNTVALRQLDLAHKVVSSRATNSTDHGHTPRIVTLGGDHTTTLSALRSTYEHFGPVSVIHFDSHIDTWDPKVLGGGISHYAGVNHGTFLHLAHEEGLIHNNSIHVGIRAPLNRGKGDIRNDIRCGFSTIKARDLDRLGVAGVVEEIKSRVGNSKVYISVDIDVLDPAFAPATGTAEPGGLTTRELLTIIDSLRGLPIIGADVVEVAPIYDTAAETTTLAAAEVAHSLLGLMVHTPLVSQKANV from the exons ATGTACGCCACGACCCTAACGTccgctcttcttctcctatCCGCCAACGCGCGAGACGTCGTCTTTCCCCCAGTCGCAGGCGTTGAATCGGAGCAATTCCTCCTCGGACAACGTAACAAGATCGACATCACCAGTGGTAGCCAATTCTCCGGCCTCACCACGTTCGCCCGCCTTCCCTATGTGAATTGCTTCGTGGACAGCGAGGCCGAGCCGTCCCCGTACGACATCGCGATCCTTGGCGCTCCCTTTGACACC GGTGTCACTGCGCGCCCGGGAGCAAGATACGGGCCCGGAGGAATCCGCCTTGGCTCTCGTCGCATCCAGGGCTGGAACATCTACACCGAGCAGAATGTTTTCGAGAGCTGGGCGAAGCTGGTGGATTGCGGGGATGCGCCGCTGACATGGTTGGATAATACAGTTGCGCTAAGGCAGCTTGACCTTGCGCATAAG GTTGTTTCTTCTCGCGCGACAAACAGTACGGATCATGGGCACACGCCTCGAATTGTGACTCTGGGCGGGGACCATACGACGACACTGTCGGCTTTGAGATCTACCTATGAGCATTTTGGACCAGTGTCGGTGATTCATTTTGATAGTCATATTG ATACATGGGATCCCAAGGTGCTAG GTGGCGGAATATCTCATTACGC TGGCGTCAACCATGGGACGTTCCTACACCTCGCACACGAAGAA GGCCTCATCCATAATAATTCCATCCACGTCGGCATCCGAGCCCCCCTCAACCGTGGGAAAGGCGACATTAGAAACGATATCCGCTGCGGTTTCTCAACAATCAAAGCCCGCGACCTCGATCGTCTCGGTGTAGCCGGTGTTGTGGAGGAAATCAAATCGCGGGTTGGAAATAGTAAGGTCTACATTTCGGTCGACATTGATGTCTTGGATCCGGCATTTGCACCAG CAACCGGCACCGCGGAACCGGGAGGACTGACGACTCGCGAACTCCTCACCATCATAGACTCTCTTCGCGGTCTCCCGATTATTGGTGCAGACGTAGTCGAGGTAGCCCCGATATACGATACGGCTGCGGAAACTACTACCCTAGCAGCAGCGGAGGTTGCGCACTCTTTGCTTGGCCTCATGGTGCATACTCCATTGGTTAGTCAAAAAGCAAATGTGTAA
- a CDS encoding GAF domain-containing protein (COG:T;~EggNog:ENOG410PNJ2;~InterPro:IPR000614,IPR029016,IPR003018;~PFAM:PF13185,PF01590;~go_function: GO:0005515 - protein binding [Evidence IEA]), with product MPHADSSYFGSANGSKADIYTQVIQQAQGLVTGQRNWVSNLSNVASLLWHAYAALPAPSSSVNWAGFYIRRDKFPSSNAPTETGATPVTNTLWLGPFQGRPACQEIRFGRGVCGAAAEKRETVVVPDVLEFPGHIACDASSRSEIVVPILVGGETVAIIDIDCTEPSGFDDEDKKYLEELASLLSTSCDW from the exons ATG CCTCACGCGGACTCCTCCTACTTCGGGTCAGCCAACGGCTCCAAAGCCGATATCTACACCCAGGTCATCCAGCAAGCTCAGGGCCTTGTCACAGGCCAGCGCAACTGGGTCAG TAATCTCTCCAACGTCGCCTCTCTACTCTGGCATGCCTACGCTGCTCTCCCCGCCCCTTCGTCGTCCGTTAACTGGGCTGGCTTCTACATCCGTCGCGATAAattcccatcctccaacGCCCCTACAGAAACCGGTGCCACGCCGGTAACAAACACCCTCTGGCTTGGTCCCTTCCAGGGTCGGCCGGCGTGTCAGGAGATCCGGTTCGGCCGTGGTGTATGCggcgcggcggcggagaagcgCGAGACGGTTGTTGTTCCCGACGTGCTGGAGTTCCCTGGACACATTGCCTGCGatgccagcagcaggagtgAGATTGTAGTGCCGATTTTGGTGGGTGGGGAG ACTGTCGCAATTATTGATATAGATTGCACGGAGCCGTCGGGTtttgatgacgaggataaGAAGTACCTCGAGGAACTGGCTTCGCTTCTTTCGACGAGCTGTGATTGGTAG
- a CDS encoding uncharacterized protein (COG:S;~EggNog:ENOG410PU0E;~TransMembrane:1 (o288-307i)), translating to MGDTLDLPSSISEWQLATESEDLVGVGIEDGPLVGAGYLSYRRFLTLRVIWKNISAVSFDPKMFDLDQWMGHATDVLKDYQSWHDYNESFNGNPDEGNFALARVFQAQASQVQSNNIGDKVVFRNNATSSSGTSSLSDDIPRHELEEWPQNEYEDSSSDIDPNINEDWNMEYLEPDWEPTIKTALVLFLTAITMSVPDLGVEWVMCRKTLTTKFIPDIVKYKVHVDAFLKGKNDDVARVLVDVREPRRSEPTRIEMTSEIRIQESAQMVAWLMTSPDRPQRQVYPTSLYAQLVSLIRWLHLSLYLLIPANRRIIISQDKDEIFLIFAEYGKPYTRYLDSIGEANTHSIDPKSFLTMYEVGPFNTNHQPAMSKLGAIILALVLRDARYIYKRPNMDGGTCPRGKIVFGDLTPAEMYGPFQADNIWF from the coding sequence ATGGGGGACACACTGGATCTCCCCTCGTCAATCTCAGAGTGGCAGCTAGCCACTGAGTCCGAGGATCTCGTCGGCGTGGGCATAGAAGATGGGCCTCTCGTTGGAGCCGGCTACTTGAGCTACCGCCGGTTTCTCACCTTACGCGTAATCTGGAAGAATATCTCGGCGGTGTCCTTTGATCCAAAAATGTTCGATCTCGATCAATGGATGGGGCACGCTACCGATGTACTAAAGGACTATCAATCATGGCATGATTACAACGAAAGTTTCAATGGAAACCCTGACGAAGGGAACTTTGCTCTCGCACGCGTCTTCCAGGCCCAAGCCAGCCAGGTTCAAAGTAATAATATTGGTGACAAAGTTGTGTTTCGCAATAACGCCACATCGTCCTCTGGGACTTCGAGCCTCTCCGACGATATCCCACGACATGAACTCGAAGAATGGCCACAAAACGAATACGAGGACTCAAGTTCAGACATAGATCCAAATATAAATGAAGACTGGAACATGGAGTACTTAGAACCTGATTGGGAGCCCACGATAAAGACCGCGCTTGTTCTTTTCCTAACTGCCATCACAATGTCCGTCCCAGACCTCGGGGTCGAGTGGGTGATGTGTAGAAAGACATTGACGACCAAGTTTATTCCCGACATTGTGAAATACAAAGTCCACGTGGATGCGTTTCTGAAAGGCAAAAACGACGACGTGGCGCGTGTACTCGTCGATGTGAGGGAGCCTAGGCGAAGTGAGCCTACGCGAATTGAAATGACCTCTGAGATCCGCATTCAAGAAAGCGCGCAGATGGTGGCCTGGTTGATGACGAGCCCTGATCGTCCCCAGCGGCAAGTCTATCCCACCTCTCTCTATGCTCAACTTGTGTCATTGATAAGATGGCTTCATCTTTCCCTGTATTTGCTAATTCCTGCCAATAGACGGATCATTATCTCGCAAGACAAAGACGAGATATTCCTCATCTTCGCTGAATACGGCAAGCCATATACGAGGTATCTCGACTCGATAGGGGAGGCAAACACCCACTCCATCGATCCAAAATCATTCTTGACCATGTATGAGGTCGGTCCTTTCAATACAAACCATCAGCCGGCCATGAGTAAACTCGGAGCCATCATACTTGCGTTGGTACTTCGTGATGCCCGGTACATTTACAAGCGGCCGAACATGGACGGAGGGACTTGTCCACGAGGGAAAATCGTATTTGGTGATCTTACTCCGGCTGAAATGTATGGCCCTTTTCAAGCAGACAACATCTGGTTTTAA
- the UTR1 gene encoding putative NAD+ kinase Utr1 (COG:G;~EggNog:ENOG410PGK0;~InterPro:IPR016064,IPR017437,IPR002504;~PFAM:PF01513;~go_function: GO:0003951 - NAD+ kinase activity [Evidence IEA];~go_process: GO:0006741 - NADP biosynthetic process [Evidence IEA];~go_process: GO:0019674 - NAD metabolic process [Evidence IEA]), with protein sequence MASPAFRHDSINSQTVPDHPCSPSPATDSAAPPLLSDPSPPPSTSKAVGASLLRDYAFHIDPSQTANEVGRRATPQQSLKPAASAASPHPMQARENQTTSTSPPTSSTPFLPFRAAPSIGRHSRNAISCDLIPRQTLMKALASRPCSNNHSSNMPLAAPFSLQNSATSPPEDTERRPHTSASSQKLSAALSNLQLSSYAERAPSTARLIMQSPCFFHKRFDDAVNLQKVLEEVTDDEWLSHSRLLQTATGVREVSKQLQRRPIKRAVKNVMIVTKARDNSLVHLTRDLTEWLLSTPRYGSDLGVNVYVDAKLRHSKRFDAQGLIQKNPAFEHMIHYWTPDLCWTSPEKFDLVLTLGGDGTVLFTSWLFQRIVPPVLCFSLGSLGFLTNFEFENYKSHLNAVMGDVGMRVNLRMRFTCTVFRKDRSKGAEAGAVEEGEQFEVLNELVIDRGPSPYVSNLELYADNDLLTVVQADGCIFSTPTGSTAYSLSAGGSLIHPDIPGILLTPICPHTLSFRPMVLSDSLLLRIAVPAGSRSTAYCSFDGKGRVELRQGDYVTVEASQYPFPTVVANNGEWFQSVQRALRWNTRGAVQKSWHSGDASMDPTDVENEDEEWDIDTDAGYNGTDSGLGPSEDGDTGSNSPMKRQMSMLGM encoded by the exons ATGGCTTCTCCTGCCTTCCGTCATGATTCTATAAATTCCCAGACGGTTCCCGACCATCCGTGCTCACCTTCGCCAGCGACCGACTCCGCCGCCCCACCGCTATTATCAGacccatctcctccgccgtcaaCTTCCAAGGCCGTCGGAGCTTCGCTCTTGCGTGACTATGCCTTCCACATAGACCCTTCACAGACCGCCAACGAAGTCGGTCGGAGAGCTACGCCCCAGCAATCTCTCAAGCCCGCTGCAAGCGCAGCATCACCGCACCCCATGCAAGCGCGAGAAAACCAAACGACATCGACCTCACCCCCCACGTCGTCCACGcccttccttcccttccgTGCAGCGCCCTCAATAGGTCGGCACAGTCGGAACGCCATCTCTTGCGATCTAATACCCCGGCAGACTCTCATGAAAGCGCTCGCTTCTCGGCCCTGCTCCAATAACCACAGCTCCAATATGCCGCTGGCGGCGCCCTTCAGTCTTCAAAATTCGGCCACCAGCCCTCCGGAAGACACAGAGCGTCGTCCACACACGTCAGCATCTTCACAGAAGCTTTCTGCTGCGCTCTCAAATCTACAGCTCAGCTCGTATGCTGAGCGTGCCCCCTCTACTGCGCGCCTGATCATGCAATCCCCATGTTTCTTCCATAAACGGTTCGATGATGCGGTGAATCTTCAGAAGGTGCTGGAAGAGGTCACAGATGACGAATGGCTATCGCATTCTCGTCTTCTGCAGACGGCGACTGGGGTTCGAGAGGTGTCTAAACAGCTTCAGCGCCGACCGATCAAGCGTGCGGTCAAAAATGTCATGATCGTTACAAAGGCGCGAGATAATAGCTTGGTTCACTTGACTCGCGATCTTACAGAGTGGCTTCTATCCACCCCCCGGTACGGGAGCGATCTTGGCGTAAACGTGTATGTGGATGCTAAGCTACGGCACTCGAAGCGATTTGATGCCCAGGGTCTGATCCAAAAGAATCCAGCTTTTGAACATATGATTCACTACTGGACACCAGACCTCTGTTGGACGTCTCCGGAGAAGTTTGACCTTGTGCTTACGCTAGGTGGAGATGGCACTGTGCTTTTCACGTCCTGGCTTTTTCAACGCATTGTACCACCCGTCCTCTGTTTCTCTCTAGGGAGTCTTGGATTTCTTACGAACTTTGAGTTTGAAAACTACAAGTCTCATTTAAACGCAGTTATGGGGGATGTTGGGATGCGAGTGAACCTGCGAATGCGATTTACCTGCACGGTATTCCGAAAGGACCGGAGCAAAGGAGCGGAAGCCGGCGCAGTGGAGGAAGGCGAGCAATTCGAGGTACTCAACGAGCTAGTGATTGACCGAGGGCCATCGCCATACGTGTCAAATCTTGAACTGTACGCCGACAACGATCTGCTCACTGTTGTGCAAGCGGATGGCTGTATTTTCTCCACTCCAACTG GATCCACCGCCTACTCACTGTCCGCTGGCGGCTCTCTCATTCATCCCGATATTCCTGGAATTCTCCTTACACCTATTTGCCCTCACACTCTATCTTTCCGGCCCATGGTTCTCTCCGATTCGCTACTTCTCCGCATTGCCGTGCCGGCTGGGTCCCGGTCGACGGCATACTGCTCATTTGACGGCAAGGGCCGCGTAGAGCTCCGCCAGGGTGACTACGTCACCGTCGAGGCGAGCCAGTACCCCTTCCCAACAGTTGTAGCCAACAACGGGGAGTGGTTCCAGAGCGTCCAGCGAGCCCTACGGTGGAACACCCGTGGCGCCGTCCAAAAGAGCTGGCACAGTGGCGATGCATCCATGGACCCCACCGACGTTGaaaacgaagacgaagagtgGGATATAGACACCGATGCCGGGTACAACGGTACCGATAGCGGCCTCGGGCCGAGTGAAGACGGCGACACCGGATCTAATAGTCCGATGAAACGCCAGATGAGCATGCTCGGCATGTAG